A single region of the Pararhodospirillum photometricum DSM 122 genome encodes:
- a CDS encoding DUF1491 family protein: MMEPPRLRTQITVQALTRRCHAEGRPAFVLKRGDPDAGALFLKLNGLGQGFVVLAPVRDGTGQPAWLKATGPEPVDESVASAYLERQRRIDPDLWILEIEDASLALPLDAPSCNPIPQGAAVERSPIVNPTPLFLVIEGNTRAAVARMATWGALPFAEQYGRVLQEEWPGSQFVIVRPADGESALPEGLGLRDLDGVVLGGSALNIPTGGPEIDAQIALARAVFEAGVPFFGSCWGLQIAAVAAGGSVRKAPHGREVGVARKITATDAGIRHPLLAGRPTAWDALAVHEDEVDRLPTGAQVLATNGHSAVQAAEIRHAGGVFWGVQYHPEFDLPEVARTLDRLRPFLLAEGLFADEAAALDHGAALRALAETPERQDIAWRLGIDADVLSTPTRRLEIRNWLTHAVTPRLRARS; this comes from the coding sequence ATGATGGAGCCCCCTCGCCTGCGCACCCAAATCACCGTCCAGGCCTTGACGCGTCGCTGCCACGCCGAGGGACGGCCGGCGTTTGTGCTCAAGCGCGGCGACCCGGACGCCGGCGCCCTATTTCTCAAGCTCAATGGCCTGGGCCAAGGGTTCGTGGTTCTTGCCCCGGTGCGCGACGGGACGGGGCAACCCGCCTGGCTCAAGGCCACCGGCCCCGAGCCCGTGGACGAAAGCGTTGCCAGCGCGTATTTGGAACGCCAGCGTCGCATCGACCCCGACCTCTGGATCCTGGAGATCGAGGACGCTTCGCTGGCGTTGCCGCTCGACGCCCCCTCCTGTAACCCCATCCCCCAAGGCGCCGCCGTTGAAAGGTCCCCCATCGTGAACCCAACCCCTCTGTTTTTGGTTATTGAAGGCAACACCCGGGCCGCCGTGGCCCGCATGGCGACCTGGGGCGCCCTGCCCTTCGCCGAACAGTATGGCCGGGTCTTGCAGGAGGAATGGCCCGGCAGCCAGTTTGTGATCGTGCGTCCGGCCGATGGCGAAAGCGCCCTGCCCGAGGGCCTGGGTCTGCGCGACCTGGATGGTGTTGTGCTGGGGGGCTCGGCCCTCAATATCCCCACGGGCGGCCCCGAAATCGACGCCCAGATCGCTCTGGCCCGCGCCGTCTTTGAAGCCGGCGTGCCCTTCTTCGGCAGTTGCTGGGGCTTGCAAATCGCCGCGGTGGCGGCCGGCGGCTCGGTGCGCAAGGCCCCGCATGGCCGCGAGGTCGGGGTAGCGCGCAAGATCACCGCCACCGACGCCGGCATCCGCCACCCCTTGCTGGCCGGCCGCCCCACCGCCTGGGACGCGCTGGCGGTCCACGAGGACGAGGTGGACCGCCTGCCCACCGGGGCGCAAGTGCTGGCCACCAATGGCCATAGCGCCGTTCAGGCCGCCGAGATCCGCCACGCCGGCGGGGTGTTCTGGGGGGTCCAGTATCATCCCGAATTCGATCTGCCCGAGGTGGCGCGCACGCTTGACCGCCTGCGTCCGTTCCTCCTGGCCGAGGGGCTGTTCGCCGACGAGGCCGCCGCTCTGGACCATGGCGCCGCGTTACGCGCTCTGGCCGAAACGCCCGAGCGCCAGGATATCGCGTGGCGTTTGGGCATCGACGCCGATGTCTTGTCCACGCCGACCCGGCGCTTGGAAATCCGCAACTGGCTGACCCATGCCGTAACGCCCCGCCTGCGAGCCCGCAGTTAG